The Gemella massiliensis genome contains a region encoding:
- a CDS encoding DDE-type integrase/transposase/recombinase, producing MKTIITENIEKTQRYIPHTLQTRIAAVKTYRNGNSIRFVCRRYKISKASLLRWNKKYDGTKESLIDKSHRPHSIHPNAHTVEELSWIKNLIKRNPNISMIELYAKLKFNKGYKRHPCSLFRVLRKLGFYKDTKKKVIPYKPKPYNTPTEIGKKWQLDVKYVPKRCYVGEIPDKFYQYTIIDEATRERFIFPFKEQSSYSTVQFVKMAIDYFGYKPKIIQTDNGFEFTHFKDTKRIHPFDVLCNNLGIKHQLIRPRTPRHNGKVERSHRNDNERFYRRLSFFSYDDLISQMKKYLYRSNRLPMQTLNWLSPVEKRKELRKESIKICRL from the coding sequence AACGATATATACCTCATACTTTACAAACAAGAATAGCTGCAGTTAAAACTTATAGAAATGGTAACTCTATTCGTTTTGTTTGTAGGCGCTATAAAATATCAAAAGCCTCTCTTTTGCGTTGGAATAAAAAATATGACGGTACTAAAGAGTCTCTTATAGATAAGTCTCATAGACCTCATTCCATTCACCCTAACGCCCATACAGTTGAAGAATTGTCTTGGATTAAAAATCTTATTAAACGTAATCCTAATATTTCTATGATTGAATTATATGCTAAACTTAAATTCAACAAAGGTTATAAAAGACATCCTTGTTCTTTATTTAGAGTGCTTAGAAAATTAGGTTTTTATAAAGATACTAAGAAAAAAGTAATTCCTTATAAACCTAAACCCTATAATACACCTACTGAAATTGGTAAAAAATGGCAACTTGATGTGAAATATGTTCCTAAACGTTGTTATGTAGGAGAAATTCCTGATAAATTTTATCAATATACTATCATTGATGAAGCTACTAGGGAAAGATTTATTTTCCCTTTTAAAGAACAATCATCATACTCTACTGTTCAATTTGTTAAAATGGCTATTGATTATTTTGGGTATAAACCCAAGATAATTCAAACTGATAATGGTTTTGAATTTACACATTTTAAAGATACTAAACGAATACACCCTTTTGATGTATTGTGTAATAATCTTGGCATTAAACATCAACTTATTAGACCTAGAACTCCTAGACATAACGGTAAGGTTGAACGTAGTCATAGAAATGATAATGAACGTTTTTACAGGCGTTTATCTTTCTTTTCGTATGATGATCTTATATCTCAGATGAAAAAGTATCTATATCGCTCTAACCGTCTTCCTATGCAGACTTTAAATTGGCTTTCTCCTGTTGAAAAAAGAAAAGAGTTACGGAAAGAGTCTATAAAAATATGCCGGCTTTAA